One genomic window of Dunckerocampus dactyliophorus isolate RoL2022-P2 chromosome 7, RoL_Ddac_1.1, whole genome shotgun sequence includes the following:
- the dhx16 gene encoding pre-mRNA-splicing factor ATP-dependent RNA helicase DHX16, with product MANLEQWVNDRLHDILGLSDRYVAQFMIGTARKASSSQDFVARLQQTGTIDINQTVTTFAQELFEKIPRQQVVEKASRVMERQAIEMERKNRTYTLLEDSNSDEDAGSRDKQPGKKKNKAKDRASKRKHIRQKKESESSSEEEVPIRGKISQGNNATIKKEEEEEEEEWEKEERERLHDIEERDAFAERVKLRDKDKTRNIAERTDKKAYEEAQKRLKLAEDDQRNMLPELRKQSRWEYLKKREEEKLEDLEAEIIDEEYLFTTDEMTERERKELDYKRTLRDLAKDYKKAGAKELEERKNRYYMPEENRRKEVPQKEELELEEVPMELGGEQGRWEEERLKTASLSFGAKKEREQGMRRQQEKYQLILEEAEMIDFVSTAITMKGTLTEKEGEAPALSQAELKKQSMQEVRRSLPIFPYREDLLAAIHEHQILVIEGETGSGKTTQIPQYLLEDGFTKGGMKIGCTQPRRVAAMSVAARVAQEMSVKLGNEVGYSIRFEDCTSERTVIKYMTDGMLLREFLTEPDLASYSVIIIDEAHERTLHTDILFGLIKDIARFRPDLKVLVASATLDTERFSTFFDDAPVFRIPGRRFPVDIFYTKAPEADYMEACVVSVLQIHVTQPAGDILVFLTGQEDIETCCEHLQDRCRRLGSKIAELLVLPIYANLPSDMQAKIFSPTPPGARKVVVATNIAETSLTIDGIIYVIDPGFCKQKNYVARTGMESLIVMPCSRASANQRAGRAGRVAAGKCFRLYTAWAFKHEMEEMTVPEIQRTNLGNVVLLLKSLGINDLLHFDFMDPPPHETLLMALEQLYALGALNHLGELTTLGRRMAELPVDPMLSKMILASEQYKCSEEVLSIAAMLSVNNSIFYRPKDKAVHADNARMNFVVPGGDHLVLLNVYTQWVESGYSTQWCYENFIQFRSMRRARDVRDQLEGLMERIEVEMVSSPGDSMPIRKAVTAGYFYHTARLSKGGYKTVKHQQTVYIHPSSSLFEEQPRWLIYHELVMTTKEFMRQVVEIESAWLLEVAPHYYKSKEVEDSSSKKMPRKQGKAKEELG from the exons ATGGCCAACCTGGAGCAGTGGGTCAACGACCGCCTCCACGACATCCTGGGCCTGAGTGACCGTTATGTGGCCCAGTTCATGATAGGCACGGCCCGCAAGGCATCCAGCTCTCAGGACTTTGTGGCCCGACTCCAGCAGACGGGTACCATCGACATCAACCAGACTGTGACCACCTTTGCACAGGAGCTGTTTGAGAAG ATTCCTCGTCAGCAGGTTGTGGAGAAAGCCTCCCGGGTGATGGAGCGTCAGGCCATCGAAATGGAGAGGAAAAACCGCACGTACACCTTGCTGGAGGACAGCAACAGCGATGAGGACGCCGGCAGCAGAGATAAGCAGCCggggaagaagaaaaataaagccAAGGACAGAGCGAGCAAGAGGAAGCACATCAGACAGAAGAAGGAGAGCGAGTCGTCCAGTGAGGAAGAAGTGCCTATAAG GGGTAAGATAAGCCAGGGGAACAATGCAACGATcaaaaaagaggaggaggaggaggaagaagagtggGAGAAGGAGGAGCGTGAGCGACTGCACGACATCGAGGAAAGAGACGCTTTTGCCGAGCGGGTGAAGCTGAGAGACAAAGACAAGACGCGCAACATAGCGGAGAGGACCGACAAAAAG GCTTATGAGGAGGCGCAGAAGCGACTAAAGCTAGCCGAGGACGATCAAAGGAATATG TTGCCCGAGCTGAGGAAGCAGTCGCGCTGGGAATATCTGAAGAAGCGAGAGGAGGAGAAACTGGAAGACCTGGAGGCAGAGATCATCGACGAGGAGTACCTTTTCACCACAGACGAGATGacggagagagagaggaaagagCTGGACTACAAACGTACGCTGCGCGACTTGGCCAAAGATTACAAAAAGGCAGGCGCCAAGGAGCTGGAGGAGAGGAAGAACAGGTACTACATGCCGGAGGAGAACAGAAGAAAG GAGGTTCCCCAGAAGGAGGAGCTGGAGCTGGAGGAAGTGCCCATGGAACTGGGAGGAGAGCAGGGCCGCtgggaggaggagaggctgAAGACGGCCTCGCTCAGCTTCGGGGCCAAGAAGGAGCGAGAGCAAGGGATGAGGCGGCAGCAGGAGAAGTACCAGCTGATCCTGGAGGAGGCGGAGATGATTGACTTTGTCAGCACCGCCATCACCATGAAGGGAACGCTAACAGAGAAG GAAGGCGAGGCTCCGGCGCTGTCCCAGGCTGAGCTGAAGAAACAGTCCATGCAGGAGGTCCGCCGCAGCCTCCCCATCTTCCCCTACAGAGAGGACCTTCTCGCAGCCATCCACGAGCACCAGATCCTGGTCATCGAGGGAGAGACGGGCTCCGGGAAGACCACCCAGATACCTCAGTACCTCCTGGAGGAC GGTTTCACGAAAGGTGGCATGAAGATCGGATGCACGCAGCCTCGGAGAGTAGCTGCAATGTCAGTGGCAGCCCGAGTGGCGCAGGAAATGAGCGTCAAGCTCGGAAACGAG GTGGGCTACAGTATTCGCTTTGAGGACTGCACGTCTGAGAGGACTGTGATCAAGTACATGACTGATGGCATGCTGCTGCGAGAGTTTCTCACCGAACCCGACCTTGCCAGCTATAG CGTCATCATCATCGACGAGGCCCACGAGAGGACCCTTCACACGGACATCCTGTTCGGTCTGATCAAAGACATCGCCAGGTTCAGACCCGACCTGAAGGTGCTGGTGGCCAGCGCCACGCTGGACACAGAGCGCTTCTCTACTTTCTTTGATGACGCCCCCGTCTTCAGGATCCCTGGCAGGAGGTTCCCCGTGGACATCTTTTACACTAAA GCTCCAGAGGCGGACTACATGGAGGCGTGCGTTGTGTCCGTGCTGCAGATCCACGTCACACAACCCGCTGGAGACATTCTGGTCTTCCTCACGGGACAG GAGGATATTGAGACGTGCTGCGAGCACCTTCAGGACCGGTGTCGGCGGCTGGGCTCGAAGATCGCTGAGCTGCTTGTCCTGCCGATCTATGCCAACCTGCCCTCAGACATGCAGGCCAAAATCTTCAGCCCTACTCCGCCTGGTGCCCGTAAA GTGGTTGTGGCGACCAACATAGCAGAAACCTCGCTGACCATCGACGGCATCATCTACGTCATCGACCCCGGCTTCTGCAAACAGAAGAACTACGTCGCCCGGACCGGCATGGAATCCCTCATTGTCATGCCCTGCTCTCGG GCCTCGGCCAACCAGAGAGCAGGCCGCGCAGGCAGAGTGGCTGCCGGGAAATGTTTCAGGCTCTACACAGCGTGGGCCTTTAAGCACGAGATGGAGGAGATGACCGTGCCAGAGATTCAGAGGACCAACCTGGGAAACGTAGTCCTGCTGCTCAAGAGTTTAG GCATTAATGACCTCCTCCACTTTGACTTCATGGACCCGCCTCCTCACGAGACCCTGCTGATGGCGCTGGAGCAGCTCTACGCCCTCGGAGCACTCAACCACCTTGGAGAGCTCACTACG CTGGGTCGCAGGATGGCCGAGCTGCCCGTGGACCCCATGCTGAGCAAGATGATCCTCGCCTCTGAGCA GTACAAGTGCTCGGAGGAGGTGCTGTCCATAGCGGCCATGCTCTCCGTCAACAACTCCATTTTCTACCGACCCAAAGACAAGGCGGTGCACGCTGACAACGCCAGGATGAACTTTGTGGTGCCCGGCGGAGACCACCTGGTGCTGCTCAATGTCTACACACAG TGGGTGGAGAGCGGCTACTCCACGCAGTGGTGCTATGAGAATTTCATCCAGTTTCGCTCCATGAGGCGAGCCCGGGACGTCAGGGACCAGCTGGAAGGCCTGATGGAGCGCATCGAAGTGGAGATGGTCAGCTCGCCGGGAGACAGCATGCCCATACGCAAG GCGGTGACAGCGGGGTACTTCTACCACACGGCGCGGCTCAGCAAAGGCGGCTACAAGACGGTGAAGCACCAGCAGACGGTCTACATCCACCCCAGCAGCTCACTGTTTGAGGAGCAGCCCCGCTGGCTCATCTACCACGAGCTGGTCATGACCACCAAGGAGTTCATGAGACAG GTGGTGGAGATCGAGAGTGCCTGGCTGCTGGAAGTGGCTCCTCACTACTACAAGAGCAAAGAGGTGGAGGACAGCAGCAGCAAGAAGATGCCCCGCAAGCAGGGCAAGGCCAAGGAGGAGCTGGGCTGA
- the rnf183 gene encoding E3 ubiquitin-protein ligase RNF183 translates to MSDDRERRRSRRSRSHDTGPAPNVKPRMNSKENRRPQPAKVRRSRSIDSERGVRGRRTERHQEDRTRRGRSAEADRRARRDGDTDRYKKVRPPEDDVEETECAICFCSYDNIFKTPKLLACGHTFCLECLARINVTSPEVKTLTCPVCREVTDIPHGQDLPRLGNNENIIGRLPPEMQRTKSIRFKRSKGKLFLKNAPAGGLTQHGILTLPHKSQEAQAAPAGDLRLTTIEQGMEPTTVVDVGRPPNRVRGRMRRFFRSNRCYYATVATVVTIAVALLLVGILLFIIIPSAARRPERPGNQTEQSGRVFAPGV, encoded by the coding sequence ATGAGCGATGACCGGGAGAGACGCAGGTCCCGTCGGAGTCGAAGCCACGACACCGGGCCGGCCCCCAACGTCAAGCCCCGGATGAACAGCAAGGAGAACCGAAGGCCGCAGCCGGCCAAGGTGAGGAGGTCGAGGAGCATCGACTCGGAGAGGGGGGTGAGAGGACGGAGGACGGAGCGGCACCAGGAGGACAGGACGCGGCGCGGGAGGAGTGCCGAGGCCGACAGACGAGCCAGGAGGGATGGCGACACGGACCGCTACAAGAAGGTGAGACCGCCAGAGGACGACGTGGAGGAGACGGAGTGCGCCATCTGCTTCTGCTCCTACGACAACATCTTCAAGACGCCGAAGCTGCTGGCCTGCGGACACACCTTCTGCCTGGAGTGCCTCGCTCGCATCAATGTCACCTCCCCCGAGGTCAAGACCCTGACCTGCCCCGTGTGCCGCGAGGTGACCGACATCCCCCACGGCCAGGACTTGCCCCGGCTGGGCAACAACGAGAACATCATCGGTCGGCTCCCGCCGGAGATGCAGAGGACAAAGTCCATCCGCTTCAAGCGCAGCAAGGGCAAGCTCTTCTTGAAGAACGCTCCCGCCGGGGGCCTCACCCAGCACGGCATCCTCACGCTGCCGCACAAGAGCCAGGAGGCCCAGGCCGCCCCCGCCGGGGACCTGCGCCTTACCACCATAGAGCAGGGCATGGAGCCCACCACCGTGGTGGATGTGGGCCGGCCCCCCAACAGGGTCCGAGGGCGCATGAGAAGATTTTTCCGTTCCAACCGGTGTTACTATGCCACGGTGGCGACTGTCGTCACCATTGCCGTGGCGTTACTGCTGGTGGGGATTCTGCTCTTTATCATCATCCCAAGCGCGGCACGGAGGCCGGAACGACCCGGGAACCAGACGGAGCAGTCGGGGAGAGTTTTTGCTCCGGGGGTGTGA